The region AATGGTGGCCGTTACATCCGACCGACCCTCATCGAGCACATTCAGGACCGGCATGGGACCACGATTTTCCGGCATGACCAGCGGTCATGCTCCGGCTGCTCCATACGCCCCTGGAGCAACCAGCCGGCTCCTAATCCAAATGACAAGACAGAACAGGTGATCGATCCGCTCACCGCCTATCAGGTGACCTCCCTCCTCCAGGGCGTCGTCGAGCGCACGTTGCCGCGTGTATTCTCAGGCTTCGACAGGCCGCTCGCGGGAAAGACCGGCACGACCAACGATGCTAGGGATTTGTGGTTCGTCGGCTCCACGCCGGAACTCGCCGTTGGCGTTTTCCTAGGATCTGATCGGCCCCGCTCGATGGGGAAGTCCGCCTACGGCTCCGGATATGCAGCACCCATTGCCCGAGCGTTCCTCGAGCAGGCGCTCGCAGGCAAGCCCCACACCGCCTTTCGTGTTCCGTCTGGGATCAAACTGATCCCGGTCGATCCTTACACTGGCAAGCGCACCGCCACTCGCAATGCAATTCTTGAGGCGTTCAAGCCGGGCACGGAGCCGCCGGTGGCTGAGCCTCCAGCCGTTGCCGACGAGCTGCCGACCGGCATCTCGGCCTGGGAGGCCCACACCCCTCCCGGCTTCATCCACCTCCAATGATGCGCGTCGGGTAAAGCGATGGCAGGTTCTCCGTTCAGGCTCGCGATCGACCGCGCTCCCGGCCGTATCCGGCTGGCGACTTATGGGTTCACTGCCCTGTTTTCCATGATTGCCGTGCAGCTCGTCACCCTTGGTCTCGAACCATATGAGCCGCGCGCGGTCTCCCCGAACCCAATCGCGCAGGTGAGGCCCGAAATCATCGACCGCAACGGCATCGTTCTTGCCAAGGACCTCGACCTCTTCTCCGTCTACGCCGAACCGCGGCGGATCATCGACATTGACGAGGCGGTGGAAGGACTGACCGAGGTGTTCAATGACATCGATCCGGGGGAGCTGCGCCGCAAGCTTATGTCGGGATCGGGTTTCGCATGGATCAGGCGCTCGATCGCGCCTTCCGTCGCAGACCGGGTCTGGTCGCTCGGCTTAGCCGGAATTCACCTCCGGCGGGAACCGACACGTGTTTACCCCAACGGGGCTGCCGCAGCTCATGTTCTTGGGGCTGTCGACATCGACAACCGGGGCGTGGCCGGCATCGAGACATGGATCGACGCCACTTCGAGTGCACATGAACCTGAATCCACCAAGGCAATGGGGGACGTTACCAGCCCGAGCGTCCGGCTCAGCATCGATCTCCGCATCCAGCACATCTACGCAGAGCACCTTCGCTCCGCACTTCGGACCTACGACGCTATCGGGGCGGCAGGCCTCGTCCTCGACGTCACCAATGGAGAGATCATCGCCCTTGTGTCGTTACCCGACTTCGATCCGAATGATCCGGGGCTGGCGCTGCATCCGGACCGCATCAATCGGATGCAGGTCGGCCGCTATGAAATGGGTTCGATCTACAAGGCCCTGACGACCGCGCTCGCATTGGACACCGGGCTGTTCACGCTCGATTCCACCTTCGATGCCAGCCGACCGCTTTCCATCGGCGGCGCCAGCATCGATGATTTTCGTGGCAAGAGGCGGGTCCTGACCCTGCCCGAGAGCTTCATCTACTCGTCGAACATCGCCATGGGCCAAATGGCGCTGGCCATCGGCGCGCCCAGGATCCAGTCCTTCTTGAAGGTGCTGGGACAATACGACAGGATCAAAACGGAACTCTCGGAGAGTTCCACTCCAATCGTACCGTCGCGGTGGAGCAACGTTACGACCGCGACGGTTGCCTTCGGCCACGGCATCGCAGTCACGCCACTTCAGGGGGCCATGGCCTTGGCTGCATTGGTAAACGGCGGGAATGTGATCACTCCTACCTTCCTGGCCGAACGCGGGCTCGGCGAGCGCCTGCGCGCCCAAGGCGTTGTCAAGCCTGAAACCGCTGCGATCTTGCGCGACCTGATGCGCCTGAATGTCGAGGCCGGATCGGCTCGCCGGGCGGCGCTTGATCCCATCCGGATCGGCGGTAAGACAGGAACATCCGAGAAGGTGGTCGGCGGTGTCTACTCCAAGGAGAAAGTCATGACGTTCTTCGTCGGGGTCGCCCCTATCGACTCGCCGCGTTACCTGTTCCTGACGATCCTTGATGAACCGAGCGGTCTGCCGGAAACCTTTGGTTTTCGCACGTCGGGATGGAACGCCGTTCCAGTAACCCGGCGCGTCATGGGCGAAGCCCTGCCCTTGCTAGGCATTCCGTCCTGGACCACTTTGGCAAACTGATCCCGGAATCTCATGATGGATTTCTGACTGATGTTCGACACCTTCACCGCCTTGCTCGACTGGTTCGGGATCATCGTCTTCGCCACCACCGGAGCGCTGGTTGCCTCGCGCAAGCAGATGGATCTGGTTGGCTTCGTGCTCCTCGGCACTGCCACCGGGATCGGCGGCGGAACGATCCGGGATACACTGATCAACGCGCTTCCTGTCTTCTGGGTACGGGAGCCGGCCTACCTGATCACTTGTGTGCTCGTATCCTCCACTGTGTTCTTTCTCGCCCATGTTCCACAGTCGCGGCTCAAGCTCCTGCTGTGGTGCGACGCAGTCGGCATGGCTTTATTCGCGGTGACCGGGGCCGAGAAGGCGCTGCTGGCGGACGCAGGTGTCATCGTCGCTGTCGCCATGGGTGTCATCACGGCCACCTTCGGTGGCATCGTCAGGGATATCCTAGGTGGCGAGAGCCCGGTCATACTCAGCCGCGAGATCTATGTGTCGGCGGCGCTGGGCGGGGCGACGATCTTCGTGACCGGGGTCTCGGTCGGCATTTCGCGTGAGTTCTCGCTCGCCAGCGGCTTCCTGGCTGCATTCACGATCCGAGCGGCGGCGCTGCGGTGGAACTGGTCTCTTCCGCGCTACCGGCCTCGGCCCGGACGCACGCGGGATGAGATCAATCGCAGTTGATCTGACCCGTGACGGAGCATGTAACCTGTGCCCCTTTCGCAACAGGCTGTGCCCTTCGAGATGCCTCGTTTGAAATCTCACAATTCTGCCTCAAACTGTTTTAATGTGCGGGGCACTGCAAGCGGGAGAGAGCCAGCGTGCTGGCCGCCGAAGGAGCAACCGCCCCGGAAACTCTCAGGCACCAAGAACCGCTTGTTGGTGAAACACTCTGAAAAGCGGAGCATCGCGCTCCCGCCCACGGTGTAAGTCGTCGCCGGTTCCCTGGCTGCGATGAAGCTCTCAGGCCAATGACAGAGGGGGCTCGCTTGCGATCTGCGTGCGGAGCCCTTTTGGAGCCTGAAGAATGCCTATCCTGCCGATTCATCTGCGGACTTTCGCCAACGACATCCTCTGTAAACCGGCGCCAATTATCGCCGCCTGATCCGCTGCCGCACGACGCCGGCTCCGCGCTGGTGTGACTGCGCATGCGCGCTGCCCAGGATTTATTCAGCGCAACGGCGGCCGCGGGCTTCTGTGTCTCATCCCCTCAGCTCTTATTCAAAAAAGCAACCCATCCTCATGACTTCTTTCCGTCTTCTCCTCCGTCGACTTCCATCCATGCGTGCCAAGGTGATCGGTATGACGATGCTTGCTTCGGCACTCGCGGGTTGCATCTCCACACAGACGCCTCAGAATGCGGATCTCAAGTCGCCGCATCCGACCTACGTCGCTATGTACGGACCACGGCCGGACGAGAAGTTTCCGCTTCCTGCCACTGATATTTCGTCCGTTGACCCGCAGTTCCTCAGACAGGAGGTCGCTTACAACACCTCGGAGCGCCCCGGTACCATCGTGGTCGATACGGCCAATCGCTACCTGTACCTCGTACGGGAGAACGGACGCGCGATCCGCTACGGCATCGGCGTGGGAGCCGAGGGCATGAAGTGGGCTGGGCGGGCGGAAGTGGGCCGCAAGGCGGAGTGGCCCCGCTGGACACCCACCGCTGCAATGATCAAGCGCGATCCCGAGCGTAACAGGCCCTGGGCGAACGGGATGCCTCCGGGCCCCAACAACCCCTTGGGGCCACGGGCGCTCTATCTCTTCCAGAACGGCCGAGATACCTTGTACCGGATTCACGGCACCACCGAGCCCCACACCATCGGCGAGGCGGTGTCGAGCGGCTGTATCCGCATGCTCAATCCCGACATCCTCGACCTCTACAGCCGCGTTCCGGTCAGCAGCCCGGTCGTCGTTCTCCCCGACACGCGAACGGCCGATATGGGCGTCGAGCAATCCAGCTAATCGATCGAGCAATGCCCTCATCGAAGCGCGGGTCCTCGCATCCTCTAGAGCCTGTGGTGGATCCCAAGGCATGCTTGGCCAGCGGCACGGTTCTCCTTCAAGCCAATCTTTATGGCAAGGACTAAGGCCTCTGGTCCGTCCATTGTCCTATCCGATCAAGGGTTTGTCCCAAAGTATCAAGCAAATCGATCCTCCGGGAGCAACGATAGCTCATGCGATGCGCGGAGTTGCCGGTTGTCCAAGCGCAGCTGGCAACATTGAGAGGCTTTGCCTCCGACGGCGCGATGATGGAGTTCGGCGCAGTCGCGCGAAATGATCTCGACAGGAACCTGCCATGAGCCGATTGGATGCCATCAAGACGAAACGAGATCCGTCCGAACCACGAAAGGATTCCGCGCCTCCCATGAAGCGGAAGGAGTTCGAGAGCGAGCTGAGAACGCTCCAGGTCGAACTCGTCCGCCTCCAAACCTGGGTCAAGGCGACGGGCGCGAGGATCATCGTGATCTTCGAGGGCCGCGACACCGCCGGCAAGGGCGGGGTGATCAGCCGCATCACCCAGCGCGTCAGCCCCCGGGTGTTTCGGCATATAGCTCTGCCGGCGCCGACCGAGCGCGAGAAGAGCCAGCTCTACATCCAGCGCTACATTGCCCAGTTCCCGGCCGCAGGCGAGATCGTGCTGTTCGACCGCTCCTGGTATAACCGGGCCGGAGTCGAGCGCGTCATGGGCTTCTGCACCGACGATGAATACGAACGCTTCATGCGACTCGTGCCACCTTTCGAGCGGGAGATCGTCGAGAACGGCATCATCCTGCTCAAGTACTTCCTCGATGTGAGCCAGGACGAGCAGCGCCGCCGGTTCGCCGATCGGATCGAGGATCCGATCAAGCATTGGAAGCTCAGTCCGATGGACACCGAGTCGGTGCGTCGCTGGTGGGATTACACGCTGGCCTACCAGGATATGCTGCGCGCGACCGACACGCCGCATGCTCCCTGGTTCGTCGTGCCATCCGACGACAAGCGCCGCGCACGTCTCAACCTGATTGCCCATCTGCTGAGCCAGATACCATATAAGCGGATCAAGCTCGACCTGCCGAAGGTCCCGAAGGCCGAGCCGCGGCCAAAGCGCGCCGAGGATGGTCTGCCGGCCAAGATCGTCGTTCCGACGCGATACTAAGTGTCAAGACGCATAAACCGGAACGCGGCCATGGTCGGCATTCCCCCAGCAGATCGTCTCCCCTCGAGCCGGCAGGAGGCTGCGCCTGTTCCGTTCGAGCATGGAGGCAGAGCGACGGAAGGGCATGCGGCTCGAAGCCACGGCGATCCGGAAGGAGTGTCGGTTGTCCGCGGGATCAGCCATGATTCCAGCTGGTTGCGCTGGCTGCCCGGACTGAAAACTCTTCTTCGGTATGAACCCTCATGGCTCGGACATGACATCGTCGCCGGGTTGGTCTTGGCGACGATGCTCGTCCCAGTCGGGATCGCCTATGCCGTGGCATCCGGCCTCCCGGGCATCTGCGGCCTTTACGCCACGATCGTCCCGCTGTTGGCTTATGCGGTCTTTGGCCCTAGCCGCATCCTCGTCCTCGGCCCGGACTCCGCTCTTGCAGCCGTCATCCTCGGCATCGTGCTCCCCCTGTCCGGCGGAGATCCGCAGCGCGCCATTGCCCTGGGTGGCCTGATGGCGCTCGTATCAGGGACGGTTCTGATCCTCGCGGGTCTCGCACGACTCGGCTTCGTCACCGAACTCCTGTC is a window of Microvirga lotononidis DNA encoding:
- a CDS encoding peptidoglycan D,D-transpeptidase FtsI family protein encodes the protein MAGSPFRLAIDRAPGRIRLATYGFTALFSMIAVQLVTLGLEPYEPRAVSPNPIAQVRPEIIDRNGIVLAKDLDLFSVYAEPRRIIDIDEAVEGLTEVFNDIDPGELRRKLMSGSGFAWIRRSIAPSVADRVWSLGLAGIHLRREPTRVYPNGAAAAHVLGAVDIDNRGVAGIETWIDATSSAHEPESTKAMGDVTSPSVRLSIDLRIQHIYAEHLRSALRTYDAIGAAGLVLDVTNGEIIALVSLPDFDPNDPGLALHPDRINRMQVGRYEMGSIYKALTTALALDTGLFTLDSTFDASRPLSIGGASIDDFRGKRRVLTLPESFIYSSNIAMGQMALAIGAPRIQSFLKVLGQYDRIKTELSESSTPIVPSRWSNVTTATVAFGHGIAVTPLQGAMALAALVNGGNVITPTFLAERGLGERLRAQGVVKPETAAILRDLMRLNVEAGSARRAALDPIRIGGKTGTSEKVVGGVYSKEKVMTFFVGVAPIDSPRYLFLTILDEPSGLPETFGFRTSGWNAVPVTRRVMGEALPLLGIPSWTTLAN
- a CDS encoding trimeric intracellular cation channel family protein, with translation MFDTFTALLDWFGIIVFATTGALVASRKQMDLVGFVLLGTATGIGGGTIRDTLINALPVFWVREPAYLITCVLVSSTVFFLAHVPQSRLKLLLWCDAVGMALFAVTGAEKALLADAGVIVAVAMGVITATFGGIVRDILGGESPVILSREIYVSAALGGATIFVTGVSVGISREFSLASGFLAAFTIRAAALRWNWSLPRYRPRPGRTRDEINRS
- a CDS encoding L,D-transpeptidase; protein product: MRAKVIGMTMLASALAGCISTQTPQNADLKSPHPTYVAMYGPRPDEKFPLPATDISSVDPQFLRQEVAYNTSERPGTIVVDTANRYLYLVRENGRAIRYGIGVGAEGMKWAGRAEVGRKAEWPRWTPTAAMIKRDPERNRPWANGMPPGPNNPLGPRALYLFQNGRDTLYRIHGTTEPHTIGEAVSSGCIRMLNPDILDLYSRVPVSSPVVVLPDTRTADMGVEQSS
- the ppk2 gene encoding polyphosphate kinase 2, with product MSRLDAIKTKRDPSEPRKDSAPPMKRKEFESELRTLQVELVRLQTWVKATGARIIVIFEGRDTAGKGGVISRITQRVSPRVFRHIALPAPTEREKSQLYIQRYIAQFPAAGEIVLFDRSWYNRAGVERVMGFCTDDEYERFMRLVPPFEREIVENGIILLKYFLDVSQDEQRRRFADRIEDPIKHWKLSPMDTESVRRWWDYTLAYQDMLRATDTPHAPWFVVPSDDKRRARLNLIAHLLSQIPYKRIKLDLPKVPKAEPRPKRAEDGLPAKIVVPTRY